In Argiope bruennichi chromosome X1, qqArgBrue1.1, whole genome shotgun sequence, the genomic stretch cctgaaactcaatatttattttttattaggcGAGATTTCTTAGTTGAAGCTACTAAATGCTCTGCTTGcaaaatttcttcctttaattaaaaattttttgtagtgTAAGGCAtgtctttcaaattaaatactaTCCACTGTATATGGGAAAAAAACCATTCTCATTTTCAAAGGAGTCTTTATAAATGAGCCCACTTCTTAAGTAAACATATAAACACGGAGAAAATCACACAGAAACGGAGAAAAAGATATTAACATGTTGTAAATCATTCTGAACTATGTTAAcgagatatgaatatttttaaatttgaagtgaaCCAGAAGGCTATTTTCTATCGCGAAAAGGTATTGACTGAAGGATGCAgatttgtagtaaatttttggTGAATcgatgaaaataatatatgtttctcGCAAAAATTGCTGCTTTATGAGAACTCAGATTTTAtccatactttttttctttactaaggttatataattgataatgtaattttatatctgGTAGAAAATTTAGGACATACAGaacgaatgatttattttaattataaaacagcagaaaatatttgtttcttaaaatacttttttttaatggcagATCGAATATGTGGCGTGATACGATAATTTTCAAGTTCTTAGCCATAAATCGGTGCGACCAGAAAAaacaattccaaataaaataattccaaaattagcATAATGTAGGAGcatagttttaataattacaattaatatattttaatttaaataggcttataataaaaatttctaaagaataatgaattctGCGTTCTTGAATATCTAAAAgttatatgatatttttcatgataaataatatCTAGAGATTAATACTATtgagcagaaaaaaataaaaataggtttgacaggtgcataatatttttaaatattattgtataaggTTTCGCAGAAttgtaatatatgaaatgtgTTCTGTGCCtaacgaaatttgaaaaaaaaagtgtttcgaAGAAAAGACAAGAAACTGTtgttagatttattattaaaagacaatttGTGCTTTCGACTTCTCGAAACTATACAAATTATACATTACCGTAATCAGTGAAATGCACCTTCCTTTAATTGACTAAaattgaataatcaattttttgaagGTACATATATTCCCAGTTCCCATTAGCTAAATAACTTAAGAGAATCTTGAATATTACTCTAGTATAAAGTTAAAATCCAAAAGTGATAatacaaagatttaattttatttattagagaaatactttatttgactaatttataaaatgaaaattttattttattaaactaggGAAATCATTACTTTAATacgattcaaaatatttttgtttccaatattcctattcaaataaatataaaaataataacaatttcttccatttttataatacaattagaataatgtttggttttattttgattctttttattacagaaagtttaaatatttaattcattctaatgaaataaatgctttatatctgtaataaattttaaccgtgaattcagcaaaatattaaatattttaaataaaatgaacataatgaataaaatctgagGTAAATTATAACGCTTAACAGGAGATATTAACTTCGCCagattttaacttaaaatctggaagtaataattttcttactttaattttacTGCAATAATCTGTAATACTTCCGATTAAACGTTAATTTTTTTGGGACaaagaaggaaattttaaaggaagtatttaaagatgttttaatgGGGGAAGAAGGCGAAGTGTCTTATAAAACTGACTGccaattgtatattttatatatattttcaattaatgcgCATCCTTTCGTTTTGAAGGATATAAAccctgaaaatatatatttgctttcatgCGTGTGAACTATTTTAATTCATGTGCTGAGTGTTGTTCATTGTaactaatataatacaaatacaaGATCTTGCATGAGAAGTTTCTTTAAGTGTACTCTAGTGAGATTTTTTGATgttcaaatagaaatttaagtGTGAAATTCCTCTTAATAAAATAAGTGTGTCATGTATTAACTTTGTATAGATATCCAAgaaattcttggaaatttttttgtaatgatatatATGTCTCAGATTTAAAGTCTCATTTcggttttcgaaatatttaattttacttggtGTATTTTGTCAAGTATTTCGATACGTTAATGGAAACACTTAGTATAAATATGTGTTTAGAAGATAGAGACAGTCTTAACTTATCTCAACGTAGAAGTCTGATggtaaatatcaatattttgtgcttatttttgttacatattgACTGAATTtagcaattgtttaaaaaattgttaaaagttaatttttacaaCATCTTGAATAAATTCAGAgccatttattaataaacatatagtTAAAAACTTACATATAACCTTCCAATGTTTTTAAAGGCATATTCTATTATTTCAGAATCATATAGGGCTaggaattcattcattttaaatattaacgtaaaataaatattatactgaactcataataaataaagtaaaaaagtaatcaTATTCTTTTGAGattgaattggaaaaaatcatcagtaatatactaaatttcctaatttaattttaagactaattttctttggaaatatctatacggacaatcaaaatttaattatagctaAAACTTGTATACTGCAAAAGTCTCTactatataaaatgcaaaaaaatttatgctCGACGattgattaaaatatctataatgttCCGTCTTCGTTGCAGcctatattcattattaaagtaTCATGAACTGAACTGAAACatgtttaattcatatttaatagttTCTGCATTCAACAATGTttctttattaagtaaaaaatatcgatatattagCTACTAATATAGTTCATCATAAGTAATAAAGGTTAACTCTTAAATACAGTAACCTTTTTAtaaacaagatttaatttttcgGAATAAGGGGTTCAGTGGCAAAGGTACAAATCTCACAAGTGGTATAAAAATACACCACCCAGCAAATGGAGTAAATGAAGAATGGTTTGAATATACATCATTTGTACTGAAAGAATTGATATTATCAAGTAATATGActactttttgtttttatactgAATATACTTTGTTATATATCCCCAAATCTTATTCCCGGctgaatatttaaaaggaaaaatcattGTATAACGTGAATGAAacatttgaaagtgaaatttaCTTGAAGATCTTtgtaaaattctgtttattgttcacttaaataattaattgttaataataatgttcttttCTTATATCGTTAATTTTTCGTCTCTACTAGTTTGCATGTAAGATTTttggattttgataataaagttttcgTCCTTGagattcgacttttttttttttttttttgaatttcatgtcTGATCAGTctcacattttttaaagcaaacagattctttttttatttatggccGTATTGAAATATTagatgagaaatattaaatatataaccaGTGAATTAAAGTTAAAAGCCTAATACATTTTAAGGTGCAACTAAAAGATATAGTAAAAACTTCTATTAATTAAacagtttaataattaatgttataagtaattaaaatgaattattcttaatattattttttaaaagcaataataaattatcgatatttaaaatgaattcaatcaATGGAAATTAAATAACAATGGTAATTAAAATGGCTTCAGTTATATCagatatatctattatttttatatattagacttATTTTCAGAACTAATTAGCTGTAATAAAAGCCCTCGCAGAGTTTTCTTCATTCTGtctaattatcattaatttaactTGCATTTTGGAATATTCTGTTCTAGGAATTTTCATCCTCTCGCTCTCTTTCTTTACtccaaaatagttaaataaacaGAGAACTATTAATTAATCACAAATAAAAAGGACTTCAATAAACTTTTCTtaatgcaacaaattttaatgacattttttcatttaagataattaaaaaaattattcttgcttATTTGAGGTACATTGAAAGATCTTAACAAAAAAGATAAAGTTCGCGAGTATAACGTAAGAATTTCGAAATGTAAGGCGAGTCTATATTGTTAAATTAGAAGACAGATGCCGATTTCGAGACATTTCTTTCAATAAGTTAGAAGACAGAACGTATATtatatgtattcttttattaCGTTTATTAGATCTACTCGCTTTCGCTGCTTCATTTACGCTATTGAGCGCATATCAATaatcagaacttaaaaaaaatgcaccGATCTCAACTCAATCGAATttgttgcaaatttattttttcttcgcgATATACTCTCCTTTTGATACTTTTCTTTCTCTCAGCAAATGCACTCATCTGTTTGAGGTTGAAAGTTTGATGCTCGAAAAACGTACATTAGAGAGCTTTCTTTTAAATCATAGAATATGCCGATAGCGATATAAAGTAGAGTTGCTATTACTCTCCCTCtcagatttcaatatttaatacgctattaaataaatgataaaaataaaagaaacgcaagaaaaaactataaaatctaatttattaataaaaggaatatttgagttaaaattatttattacggCAAATACATTGATCAATagttatattttcatacttttatcgagaaagaaaaaatatacaattcaaaCGAATTATATACTGTCTGTTTGATACAATGCTCAATgcagtttaataattttgatttccatAAGTTTGTTgaataaattctctttaattttgtacttccttacaaaatggaataaaaaatcatctttcatGTATAATCATAGTAAAGAcaaattaattcgaaaaaaaaggaattctaatgaaattaggAGTACCAGAATCTCtcacaaatatattattgaacaaataaattattcaataaatcaaacaaaaaagaatgaggaaacaagttaattaaaaaaaaaaacttttattaaaagttaaccAAATGTGTAAGCAATTTTACAGTAActaaaatcaacaataaaaaaagagtaaacaAGTATAAACTTCAATGTATTTATATGGTGGGTGATAAAGTGAACTGAAGAATATTGCTACATAATTTGTACAATCTACTATACATTACAAATACtgatacaataataattattcttgtaCAATTTTGTTCAAACCAGAATTTCTCTTTCCAGACTTTATAAAATGTAGTTTGGAACTCCGTTGGaatggattcaataaaattttatttgagaaatctgATTTGTGTCGTATTTCAGTGCGTATCAGAAGtgggaaaaacaattttataaccGAATCGTATACACAAGTACAGATTTCAAATGAAGATTCTTAtacaatttcaaaagtaaattttcattcattcaatatattagaaggaattttcctttcaaaaagatgtatattaaaatgttaaagaatcttttttaattgaaaaacattataGCTTAatgttacttaatattttcaataaatttttataaaaatttaaggagtcATTCCATTAATTTTACCTACTTTTTAGGCATTTAGCAGACAATGATAAATTTAACAACTATTTTGCTGAGCATTTGGAATGATTAAAGTAGTAAATTCATTTATCttagaatgtatttttaatacgAATAGTTAGATTCTTTCAATGGATTCATGTGGATACTGGTTAAGTTTTATACTTCAATAAAACAAGTACGAATCCCGTTCCTTTTCAGACTTTCTGTACAGTAGCTGAAAGTCCATGGTAGAAAGTGTTAAACTGCTGAACAATTGTACctctgaaaaagaaataagatatatttgatacaaaatttagtatacacaaaaaatagattacatacatataatttaatacaaactaaaagatgattaaattcttatttttgaagtgATGTTGATGCAATGAATCTTAACGTCACTTTCTAACTTCgatatttcatttatagaaacTTTCGCACGAAATAAAATGAGGAGATTAATTAAGCATAATTTAGGTTTCATGCAAGGTTTAGTTATTTTAGGTTTAAGGTGGAAAACCTCTAATGCTGTTATCTGTTTAgtcacataattattttttgtaaaaaataatcaatgatttttatttaaaaattatcagaacaAAAAAATGTGCtgataaatcatttcaaaacgaAACGAACTCCAATAGATTTGTCAGCGAAATATACACAATTGAAAATTCCTTATTTTGTAGTTCAGTTAAGATGGTTTAGttaactaatttcaaaaaaatttgcttaGGTTGACTATTTAAGATAAGAAGTGTAAATTTTCTTTCTGGATTTCTAGAATCGTAATCAACTTtatataatatgctttttttcgaaattttttaaaaaaaacacctttttaccataaatttagatttcttttctttactattcaaaattttaatacttcaaaaaacgcattaaaattaatgtaaagattTATAAGTAGATTCGATAGAACATTTTAGTAAGTGAAATTAACGAACTGTGTTCCTTATTTGTCCTGTTTGTGCTTCAGAGGACAATACCAATTGCGTACCAATCTGTTAAGCCCAAACGGttttaaatttccatatatagcataaattcatataatataatcCAAGATCAAAGAATTGAAGATTGGTTTTAATGCAAGCCATTACAATAAGTTTAAGAAAAAGCAACACTGAGACAtgtgaaaaaacttttttccacTTCGAATTGCATAAGTCTTGTTTCATTGTTTCACAACATTACTGTTATATCAAAATGGTGTAtggtttcaaaacatttattgatgcaaaacatCTTCATTGAGGTACCACATTTACTTTCAAATTACTGTATGTAGTGTATGAGACATGTTGTCATGAAATGCAATCTGAAATTATGGGCTCCTATAGTTGCAtggaaattttgcatattttgttaaGTGTAGTTTTTTATATACAACTTTTTAATATAACAGCGACgatgtatttacaaaaaatttagaactaaGCAACAtatgaaatatcacaaaattCAGACATTTCATACCTGAATCTAACGTTTCCTGAATCTTGAGGAGCTACCCACACTAAAGTAGCTGATTTCTTGTCTCTGTTGTCGCTGTGAGACATGCTAGCGCattcaggaatttttttcaagcctACTCCTTCCAAAAATTCTCCAATAGTATTGTTTGTTCGGGGATCGTAAGCTTGTACCATCATTCCTTTAAATGGTGTACCTGTTGGGGCTTGGACAtagactgtaaaagaaaaaaaaagaacatttattttgaaagctatagtaataaattgaataattaaatcagCTGGTTCATTATCGACAAAACTGCTGACTATAGCCAATTTAGTTATTgcgattttcataaaatttctacaGCATAATACGCAACGGCTTAAAGCACTTTTTTCCCACTGTAgtcaatcatattattataattgatataCAGTAGGGGTCAGTTTTTCAAACtgtgaaatcaataataaaataattaatgatattttcaaaaaagtatagtTCTCAAGTTTCAAAATCCGAATTGAAAAAATTCCCCCATTAAATATTAGAGTAAGCATATACCAGGGATGGCGAGACATTGACACGTGTGCCATTGATGGCACGGggcacaatattttgggcacatcgccgatcaaaacggtttgcattttagttcaaaataacaaagctCACTATGAAGTATTACAAACAAACGGGAGTGTTCCCATTCCATTTCAAAAAGGGCACAGATATTTGTACAGCTGTTAAAAATTCGGTtgatgagaaagaaattgatttgaaaagatttgtttcattaactgatggtgctccaaatatggtgggggaaaaaaaggtttaatttgtttatttcaaacagacgttCGACAGACAACATTCGGTTCTTGAActccactgcattattcaccaacaagccttgtgtgctaagagtggtttaacatctcttgataatgtaatggcgttagtcataaaaatagtcaacctcatatcgtcTCATATCCCTCATATAAGCGAAAGTTTGAAGTTTTGTTGCATGAAGTCATCTCGGTGTATAATGGCTTACtcatgtataataataatattcgcTAGTTGAGCCGCGGTAACgtatttcaaagatttgttgactgcttggaagaaatcagtCTGTTTCTGCAAAATGTGGAAGAAATTGAACAATATCCACAGTTGTTGGATGTTATGTGGCTcttaaaattgatgttttattaatatgctaACACTTCAATGACTTGAATGTAAAGTTTCAAggcaaaaatgaaacaattatcgtCATGATTGATCTCATTCACGCTTTTGACATTGGATTGCATGTTTTAGgaacgatattattaaaaaaactgcaaatacTTCCTAAATTTGAGATATATATCAAAGACTTAGATGTGCATGTGAAACTAgatgaagaaaaagttattgaagaatttatttcagttattgatTCGTAATTCAAGGAATTTC encodes the following:
- the LOC129958647 gene encoding putative ferric-chelate reductase 1 translates to MLRAIVLVSVVVLHLAAGWPTGAPSKACEAMLPKHGSNRPQPAHSSPYSFVQSTDSYRPGDQVIVYVQAPTGTPFKGMMVQAYDPRTNNTIGEFLEGVGLKKIPECASMSHSDNRDKKSATLVWVAPQDSGNVRFRGTIVQQFNTFYHGLSATVQKV